In Micromonospora sp. LH3U1, one genomic interval encodes:
- the glgB gene encoding 1,4-alpha-glucan branching protein GlgB: MDQLITGATHDPHALLGAHPAADGSTTIRTLRRGAGDVVLLIGDERHPMKRVHDVGVFETTVEGPVLDYRVEADGTAHDDPYRYPPTLGELDLHLIGEGRHERLWEALGARVFDEGVAFSVWAPNARGVRVIGDFTGWSPDDGWPMRSLGSSGVWELFVPNARVGARYKYRVLGADGQWRDKADPLAAYAEVPPATASVVHHSTYRWNDADWLARRAERQPHQEPMSVYEVHLGSWRPGLSYRELADQLTAYVTELSFTHVEFLPVMEHPFGGSWGYQVTGYYAPTSRFGDPDEFRHLVDRLHAAGIGVLLDWVPAHFPKDEWALARFDGTPLYEHPDPQRGEHPDWGTYVFDFGRNEVRNFLVANALYWCDQFHVDGLRVDAVASMLYLDYSREHGQWSPNKYGGRENLEALALMQEVNATVYKHHAGVVMIAEESTAWPGVTRSTAEGGLGFGFKWNMGWMHDTLLYTSKDPIYRQHHHHQLTFSLAYAWSENYVLPISHDEVVHGKGSLAGKMPGDTWQRLANVRALLAYMWAHPGKQLLFMGSELADDREWSEERGLDWYLLHDPARAGVQRLVGDLNRVYRDTPALWAQDTEPAGFRWIAGDDVANNAVSFVRIAPDGSTLVCVANFSAQPLHDYRIGLPAGGTWQEVLNTDAQHYGGSGVGNMGAVHAEDVPWHGMVASAALQVPPLGVIWLRRN; encoded by the coding sequence ATGGACCAGCTGATCACCGGCGCGACGCACGACCCGCACGCGCTGCTCGGCGCGCACCCCGCCGCCGACGGGTCGACGACGATCCGCACGCTGCGCCGGGGTGCCGGCGACGTGGTGCTGCTGATCGGCGACGAACGGCACCCGATGAAGCGGGTGCACGACGTGGGCGTCTTCGAGACCACCGTCGAGGGCCCGGTCCTCGACTACCGGGTGGAAGCCGATGGCACAGCGCACGACGACCCGTACCGCTACCCGCCGACCCTCGGCGAACTGGACCTGCACCTGATCGGCGAGGGCCGCCACGAGCGACTGTGGGAGGCGCTCGGCGCCCGGGTCTTCGACGAGGGCGTCGCGTTCAGCGTCTGGGCGCCCAACGCCCGGGGGGTCCGGGTGATCGGCGACTTCACCGGCTGGTCGCCCGACGACGGCTGGCCGATGCGGTCACTCGGCTCCAGCGGAGTGTGGGAACTGTTCGTCCCCAACGCCCGGGTCGGGGCCCGCTACAAGTACCGCGTCCTCGGCGCCGACGGGCAGTGGCGGGACAAGGCCGACCCCCTGGCCGCGTACGCCGAGGTGCCGCCGGCCACCGCCTCGGTGGTGCACCACTCGACCTACCGGTGGAACGACGCGGACTGGCTGGCCCGGCGGGCCGAACGGCAGCCGCACCAGGAGCCGATGAGCGTCTACGAGGTGCACCTCGGCTCGTGGCGGCCCGGCCTGAGCTACCGCGAGTTGGCCGATCAGCTCACCGCGTACGTCACCGAGTTGAGCTTCACGCATGTGGAGTTCCTGCCGGTGATGGAGCACCCGTTCGGCGGTTCCTGGGGCTACCAGGTGACCGGCTACTACGCGCCGACCTCCCGGTTCGGCGACCCGGACGAGTTCCGACACCTGGTGGACCGGCTGCACGCCGCCGGCATCGGCGTACTCCTGGACTGGGTCCCCGCGCACTTCCCCAAGGACGAATGGGCCCTCGCCCGCTTCGACGGCACCCCGCTCTACGAGCACCCCGACCCGCAGCGCGGCGAGCACCCCGACTGGGGCACGTACGTGTTCGACTTCGGACGCAACGAGGTGCGCAACTTCCTGGTCGCCAACGCGCTCTACTGGTGCGACCAGTTCCACGTCGACGGGCTGCGAGTGGATGCCGTCGCCTCGATGCTCTACCTCGACTACTCCCGTGAGCACGGGCAGTGGTCCCCCAACAAGTACGGCGGTCGGGAGAACCTGGAAGCCCTCGCGCTCATGCAGGAGGTGAACGCGACCGTCTACAAGCACCACGCCGGGGTCGTCATGATCGCCGAGGAGTCCACCGCCTGGCCGGGTGTCACCCGCTCCACCGCCGAGGGCGGGCTGGGCTTCGGCTTCAAATGGAACATGGGCTGGATGCACGACACCCTGCTCTACACCTCGAAGGACCCGATCTACCGCCAGCACCACCACCACCAGCTCACCTTCTCCCTGGCGTACGCCTGGAGCGAGAACTACGTGCTGCCGATCAGCCACGACGAGGTGGTGCACGGCAAGGGCTCGCTGGCCGGCAAGATGCCCGGCGACACCTGGCAGCGGCTGGCGAACGTGCGGGCGCTGCTGGCGTACATGTGGGCGCACCCGGGCAAGCAGTTGCTCTTCATGGGCTCCGAGCTGGCCGACGACCGGGAGTGGAGCGAGGAGCGCGGCCTCGACTGGTACCTGCTGCACGACCCGGCCCGAGCCGGGGTGCAGCGACTGGTCGGTGACCTCAACCGGGTCTACCGGGACACCCCGGCGCTCTGGGCGCAGGACACCGAGCCGGCCGGGTTCCGCTGGATCGCCGGCGACGACGTCGCCAACAACGCCGTGTCGTTCGTCCGGATCGCCCCGGACGGTTCGACGCTCGTGTGCGTGGCGAACTTCTCCGCCCAGCCCCTGCATGACTACCGGATCGGCCTACCGGCCGGCGGGACGTGGCAGGAGGTGCTCAACACCGACGCGCAGCACTACGGCGGGTCCGGGGTGGGCAACATGGGGGCGGTACACGCCGAGGACGTGCCATGGCACGGAATGGTCGCCTCCGCCGCCCTCCAGGTCCCCCCACTGGGTGTCATCTGGCTTCGCCGCAACTGA
- a CDS encoding winged helix-turn-helix domain-containing protein, whose product MPQAPLYEQIIADVVASIRAGTLQPGDKLPSIAEMGEQYQSSAWPVRYALRILEERGWIVTRQGKGSFVAPQPPA is encoded by the coding sequence ATGCCGCAAGCACCGCTGTACGAGCAGATCATTGCCGACGTCGTGGCCTCGATCCGCGCTGGCACATTGCAGCCGGGCGACAAACTGCCGTCGATCGCGGAGATGGGCGAGCAGTACCAGTCGAGCGCCTGGCCGGTGCGATACGCCCTGCGGATCCTCGAAGAGCGGGGCTGGATTGTCACCCGACAGGGCAAGGGCTCGTTCGTGGCACCGCAACCGCCGGCCTGA
- the glgA gene encoding glycogen synthase translates to MTDSSPATGSLRVDLLTREYPPEVYGGAGVHVEYLARELRHRTDVRVHCFGLPRTEPGVTAYAEPPGLTGANAALRTMGVDLEMAAGTAGTDVVHSHTWYANLAGHTAKLLHGVPHVVTAHSLEPLRPWKAEQLGGGYALSSWIERTAMEAADAVIAVSGGMRNDVLTAYPQIDPARVRVVYNGIDTVQYAPDQGTDVLDRLGIDPSRPSVVYVGRITRQKGLPYLLRAARELPADTQLVLLAGAPDTAEIAAEVEDLVAELRANRSGVVWVAEMLPKPEVIQVLTHATVFACPSVYEPMGIVNLEAMACETAVVATATGGIPEVVADGETGLLVPIEQATDGSGRPLAPEKFVADLAAAVNTLLADPARTARLGQAGRRRAVEHFSWESIAQQTLDVYRSVS, encoded by the coding sequence ATGACCGACTCCTCCCCGGCCACCGGATCCCTGCGCGTCGATCTGCTCACCCGTGAGTACCCGCCGGAGGTTTACGGCGGCGCCGGCGTGCACGTCGAGTACCTGGCCCGGGAGTTGCGCCACCGCACCGACGTACGGGTGCACTGCTTCGGTCTGCCGCGCACCGAGCCGGGCGTCACCGCGTACGCCGAACCGCCCGGCCTGACCGGCGCGAACGCCGCGCTGCGCACGATGGGCGTCGATCTGGAGATGGCCGCCGGCACGGCCGGCACCGACGTGGTGCACAGCCACACCTGGTACGCGAACCTGGCCGGCCACACCGCGAAGCTGCTGCACGGGGTGCCGCACGTGGTGACCGCGCACAGCCTGGAGCCGCTGCGGCCGTGGAAGGCCGAGCAGCTCGGCGGCGGCTACGCGCTCTCCTCCTGGATCGAGCGCACCGCGATGGAGGCCGCCGACGCCGTGATCGCGGTCAGCGGAGGAATGCGCAACGACGTGCTCACCGCCTACCCGCAGATCGACCCGGCCCGGGTCCGGGTGGTCTACAACGGCATCGACACCGTCCAGTACGCGCCGGACCAGGGCACCGACGTGCTCGACCGCCTCGGCATCGACCCGTCCCGGCCGAGCGTGGTGTACGTGGGAAGGATCACCCGGCAGAAGGGGCTGCCGTACCTGCTGCGGGCCGCCCGGGAGCTGCCGGCGGACACCCAGCTCGTGCTGCTCGCCGGTGCGCCGGACACCGCCGAGATCGCCGCCGAGGTGGAGGATCTGGTGGCCGAACTGCGGGCCAACCGCTCCGGGGTGGTCTGGGTGGCCGAGATGCTGCCCAAGCCCGAGGTGATCCAGGTGCTCACGCACGCGACCGTCTTCGCCTGCCCGTCGGTGTACGAGCCGATGGGCATCGTCAACCTGGAGGCGATGGCCTGCGAAACGGCGGTGGTGGCGACCGCCACCGGCGGCATCCCCGAGGTGGTGGCCGACGGCGAGACCGGTCTGCTGGTGCCCATCGAGCAGGCCACCGACGGCTCCGGCCGACCGCTGGCACCGGAGAAGTTCGTCGCCGACCTGGCGGCGGCGGTCAACACGCTGCTCGCCGACCCGGCACGCACCGCCCGGCTGGGCCAGGCCGGCCGGCGGCGCGCGGTGGAGCACTTCTCCTGGGAGTCCATCGCCCAGCAGACGCTCGACGTGTACCGCTCGGTCAGCTGA
- a CDS encoding helix-turn-helix domain-containing protein: MNELPVGRRVAQWRVRRNMTQQQFADRLGKSKSWVDKVERGVRRLERVSNLREIADALRIDVEVLLTARPVRSDPVAAGVDGIRTALARYHLRGSTRPPRVEELRARLDHAEQSYRHARYPALLAALPGLLDAAREAQAAGPGRTDALLVSVYGLIALVLVKVGQGELAWLAADRGMAVALATGDPQLAAVATVSLSQALRSRGRRRSALDAAIVAADGIEAPRSGGGFAANLSLRGTLLLQAALAAAGGGDERRARQSLDQAAEIARDVGSDGGRGLGCGAGGEGFGGGGFGGEGFGGAGFGGAGFGGAGFGGGGFGGAGFGGRGFCGGGVGGVGFGLAAVEAARVVAEAALGDVTTATGRHGRLVVGDEWRWLPPEHRAAYLLDVARACALTGDMRCAGRTLLDAERMAHSEVHDRPAVRRLVAVVWRSAEAPAGLAQLAAALHVA, from the coding sequence GTGAACGAGCTGCCGGTGGGTCGCCGGGTCGCCCAGTGGCGGGTGCGGCGGAACATGACGCAGCAGCAGTTCGCGGACCGCCTCGGCAAGTCGAAGAGCTGGGTGGACAAGGTCGAGCGCGGGGTACGCCGGCTGGAGCGGGTGTCCAACCTCCGGGAGATCGCGGACGCGCTCCGCATCGATGTGGAGGTCCTGCTGACTGCCCGACCCGTGCGGTCGGATCCCGTCGCCGCCGGGGTGGACGGGATCCGGACGGCGCTGGCCCGGTACCACCTGCGGGGCTCGACCCGACCGCCGCGCGTCGAAGAGTTACGTGCCCGGCTGGACCACGCCGAGCAGAGCTATCGGCACGCCCGGTACCCGGCGTTGCTCGCCGCGCTGCCCGGCCTGCTCGACGCCGCGCGTGAAGCACAGGCTGCTGGCCCCGGCCGGACGGACGCCTTGCTGGTGTCGGTGTACGGGCTGATCGCCCTGGTACTGGTGAAGGTCGGCCAGGGGGAGTTGGCCTGGCTGGCCGCCGATCGTGGGATGGCCGTCGCGCTCGCCACAGGCGACCCCCAGCTCGCCGCCGTTGCCACCGTCTCACTGAGCCAGGCCCTGCGGTCCCGTGGTCGGCGGCGATCCGCCCTGGATGCCGCGATCGTCGCGGCTGACGGCATCGAAGCGCCCCGGTCGGGCGGTGGGTTCGCGGCCAACTTGTCACTGCGCGGGACGCTGCTTCTCCAGGCCGCGCTTGCCGCCGCAGGCGGGGGAGACGAACGCCGCGCCCGCCAGTCGCTCGACCAGGCTGCGGAAATCGCGCGGGACGTCGGCTCAGACGGCGGCCGCGGGCTTGGCTGCGGGGCCGGTGGCGAGGGCTTTGGTGGCGGTGGCTTTGGTGGCGAGGGCTTTGGTGGCGCTGGCTTTGGTGGCGCTGGCTTTGGTGGCGCTGGCTTTGGTGGCGGTGGCTTTGGTGGCGCGGGCTTTGGTGGCAGGGGTTTCTGTGGCGGGGGTGTCGGCGGCGTGGGTTTTGGCCTGGCGGCGGTCGAGGCAGCCCGGGTGGTGGCCGAGGCGGCCCTTGGCGACGTCACCACGGCAACAGGCCGGCATGGGCGACTGGTGGTCGGCGACGAGTGGCGGTGGTTGCCGCCCGAGCACCGCGCCGCGTACCTCCTCGATGTGGCCCGTGCGTGCGCCCTGACCGGCGACATGCGCTGCGCGGGCCGGACGCTGCTCGACGCGGAACGCATGGCCCACAGCGAGGTGCACGACCGGCCGGCGGTACGGCGACTGGTCGCAGTCGTCTGGCGGTCCGCCGAAGCGCCCGCCGGCCTCGCCCAGCTCGCGGCCGCCCTGCACGTTGCCTGA
- a CDS encoding alpha-1,4-glucan--maltose-1-phosphate maltosyltransferase — protein sequence MTGRFPIEDVSPVVSCGRYPAKAVVDEPIPVSARAYREGHDALGCNVVWSGPDDEQRPFTRMRPGEPGQDRWHATIRPDAVGSWTFAVEAFQDPYLTWQNAVTKKIAAGQGSADLANDLAEGARVLAAARDLVPTADRPRVADALTALVDTDLPLPKRVDPALALADLLWEHPVREMVTAGDAYSLWVDRKRALYSAWYEFFPRSEGAVGDRSGTFATATERLPGVAAMGFDVLYLPPIHPIGRVNRKGRNNALTAGPTDVGSPWAIGAAEGGHDAIHPDLGTPADFRAFIQAAAAQGLEVAMDLALQCAPDHPWVTEHPEWFTTRADGSIAYAENPPKKYQDIYPVNFDNDPEGIRAEVLRVVLHWIGEGVRIFRVDNPHTKPFDFWHWLIAEVKEVDPDVLFLAEAFTRPAIMHGLGKIGFTQSYTYFTWRTTAAEMREYCEELIEAADYMRPNFWPNTPDILHESLQHGGPPMFKIRAVLAALLSPSWGLYAGFELFEHMARPGAEEYLDNEKYELRPRDWAGAEAQGRSLAPFLATLNRVRRDNPALHQLRNLRFHEIDNPALLCWSKHDPETGNTVIVICSFDPRIVQWGNTTLDMPALGFDWHERFTVHDELTGTSYDWGQRNAVRLDPYLQPAHVLTVRRPTPPTEPQPAGAEPANLTVAEVPDDLSGGTAPTVPVPTPPRRSAPVPTPPRRSAAGRSAPAPTDAAPKDARWTS from the coding sequence GTGACTGGACGGTTCCCGATCGAAGACGTCTCCCCCGTCGTCTCGTGCGGGCGGTACCCGGCCAAGGCGGTGGTCGACGAACCGATTCCGGTGTCGGCGCGCGCCTACCGGGAGGGGCACGACGCACTGGGCTGCAACGTGGTGTGGAGCGGCCCGGACGACGAGCAACGGCCGTTCACCCGGATGCGCCCCGGCGAGCCGGGCCAGGACCGCTGGCACGCCACGATCCGACCGGACGCCGTCGGCTCCTGGACCTTCGCCGTCGAGGCTTTCCAGGACCCGTACCTGACCTGGCAGAACGCGGTGACCAAGAAGATCGCCGCTGGGCAGGGGTCTGCCGACCTGGCCAACGACCTCGCCGAGGGCGCGCGGGTGCTCGCCGCCGCCCGGGACCTCGTCCCGACCGCCGACCGGCCCCGGGTCGCCGACGCCCTCACCGCGCTGGTCGACACCGACCTGCCGCTGCCGAAGCGGGTCGACCCGGCGCTGGCCCTGGCCGACCTGCTCTGGGAGCACCCGGTGCGGGAAATGGTCACCGCCGGTGACGCGTACTCCCTCTGGGTTGACCGCAAGCGGGCGCTCTACTCGGCCTGGTACGAGTTCTTCCCCCGCTCCGAAGGGGCGGTGGGTGATCGATCCGGGACCTTCGCCACCGCCACCGAGCGACTGCCCGGCGTGGCCGCGATGGGCTTCGACGTGCTCTACCTGCCGCCGATCCACCCGATCGGCCGGGTCAACCGCAAGGGCCGCAACAACGCGCTCACCGCCGGGCCGACCGACGTGGGCTCGCCGTGGGCGATCGGCGCCGCCGAGGGCGGCCACGACGCCATCCACCCCGATCTGGGTACGCCGGCAGACTTCCGGGCCTTCATTCAGGCGGCGGCGGCGCAGGGCCTGGAAGTGGCGATGGACCTGGCGTTGCAGTGCGCGCCGGACCACCCCTGGGTCACCGAGCACCCGGAGTGGTTCACCACCCGGGCCGACGGCAGCATCGCGTACGCGGAGAACCCGCCGAAGAAGTACCAGGACATCTACCCGGTCAACTTCGACAACGACCCGGAGGGCATCCGGGCCGAGGTGCTGCGGGTGGTGCTGCACTGGATCGGCGAGGGCGTCCGGATCTTCCGGGTGGACAACCCGCACACCAAGCCGTTCGACTTCTGGCACTGGCTGATCGCCGAGGTGAAGGAGGTCGACCCGGACGTGCTGTTCCTGGCCGAGGCGTTCACCCGGCCGGCCATCATGCACGGCCTCGGCAAGATCGGCTTTACCCAGTCGTACACCTATTTCACCTGGCGCACGACGGCCGCCGAGATGCGGGAGTACTGCGAGGAGTTGATCGAGGCGGCCGACTACATGCGGCCCAACTTCTGGCCGAACACGCCAGACATCCTGCACGAGTCGTTGCAGCACGGCGGCCCGCCGATGTTCAAGATCCGAGCGGTGCTGGCCGCGCTGCTCTCCCCCTCCTGGGGCCTGTACGCCGGCTTCGAGCTGTTCGAGCACATGGCCCGGCCCGGCGCCGAGGAATACCTGGACAACGAGAAGTACGAGCTGCGGCCCCGCGACTGGGCCGGCGCCGAGGCCCAGGGCCGCTCGCTGGCCCCGTTCCTGGCCACCCTCAACCGGGTACGCCGGGACAACCCGGCCCTGCACCAGCTGCGCAACCTGCGCTTCCACGAGATCGACAACCCGGCGTTGCTCTGCTGGTCGAAGCACGACCCGGAGACCGGCAACACCGTCATCGTGATCTGCTCGTTCGACCCGCGCATCGTGCAGTGGGGCAACACCACCCTCGACATGCCGGCGCTCGGCTTCGACTGGCACGAGCGGTTCACCGTGCACGACGAGCTCACCGGCACCAGCTACGACTGGGGTCAGCGCAACGCGGTCCGGCTCGACCCGTACCTGCAACCGGCCCACGTACTGACCGTGCGCCGCCCGACCCCGCCGACCGAGCCGCAGCCGGCGGGCGCCGAGCCGGCGAACCTCACCGTCGCCGAGGTGCCGGACGACCTCTCCGGCGGCACCGCGCCGACCGTCCCGGTGCCGACTCCGCCCCGCCGGTCGGCCCCCGTTCCGACCCCTCCGCGCCGGTCGGCCGCCGGCCGGTCCGCCCCGGCACCGACCGATGCCGCACCGAAGGACGCCCGATGGACCAGCTGA
- a CDS encoding HNH endonuclease signature motif containing protein, protein MIDALEQAEAAVVACFDTTAWAASEPDLVAALDATHRLEQRLAAVKLTLVRELDGRGTATTQGASCTAVWLRDRLRLGVGAARRLVELAAMLDTAPAGVRDALAGGSVNAEQIRVIAETVQTVHTAAGAQAADKAVGVLVDWAAQFDATQLRRLGTRILDHVAPDIADAAAEAALRAQESRAALDRHLTISEQPDGRIRLTGILDTEAAALLRTAIDPLTTPAGPDDTRTAGQRRHDALADVCRLTLCTGELPENGGDRSQLVVTATYDVLRQQLDTGTLDTGGHLSADAVRRLACDAAILPAILGQAGQVLDVGRQRRLISGPLRRALVLRDRGCAFPGCDRPPRWCDAHHIRHWADGGPTSLDNAVLLCGHHHRHIHHSDWAVQLGGDGHPEFRPPAWLHPDQLPRRNHYHRRR, encoded by the coding sequence GTGATCGATGCGTTGGAGCAAGCGGAGGCCGCAGTGGTGGCCTGCTTCGACACGACCGCGTGGGCCGCTTCCGAGCCTGATCTCGTCGCGGCTTTGGACGCCACGCACCGCCTTGAGCAACGCCTGGCCGCGGTGAAGCTCACCCTCGTCCGGGAGCTGGATGGTCGAGGCACCGCGACCACGCAGGGGGCCTCCTGCACGGCCGTGTGGCTGCGGGACCGGTTACGGCTCGGCGTCGGCGCCGCCCGCCGACTGGTCGAGTTGGCCGCGATGCTCGACACCGCCCCCGCCGGAGTGCGAGACGCGTTGGCCGGTGGTTCGGTTAACGCGGAGCAGATTCGGGTCATCGCCGAAACGGTCCAGACCGTGCATACCGCCGCCGGGGCGCAGGCCGCCGACAAGGCCGTCGGTGTCCTCGTCGACTGGGCGGCGCAGTTCGACGCCACCCAGTTACGCAGGCTCGGCACGCGGATCCTCGACCACGTAGCCCCCGACATCGCCGACGCGGCCGCCGAGGCGGCGCTGCGGGCCCAGGAGTCGCGGGCCGCCCTAGACCGGCACCTCACCATCAGCGAGCAGCCCGACGGTCGAATACGCCTCACTGGCATCCTCGACACCGAAGCCGCCGCCCTGCTCCGCACCGCCATCGACCCGCTCACCACGCCCGCTGGGCCCGACGACACCCGCACCGCCGGGCAACGCCGCCACGACGCCCTCGCCGACGTCTGCCGACTCACCCTGTGCACCGGCGAACTGCCCGAAAACGGCGGCGACCGCTCCCAACTCGTCGTCACAGCCACCTACGACGTCCTGCGTCAGCAGCTCGACACGGGCACGCTGGACACCGGCGGGCACCTCAGCGCCGACGCGGTGCGCCGACTCGCCTGCGACGCGGCCATCCTGCCCGCCATCCTCGGCCAAGCCGGTCAGGTCCTCGACGTCGGCCGGCAACGCCGCCTCATCAGCGGCCCACTACGACGCGCCCTGGTGCTGCGCGACCGCGGCTGCGCCTTCCCCGGCTGCGACCGCCCGCCCCGCTGGTGCGACGCCCACCACATCCGGCACTGGGCCGACGGCGGTCCCACCAGCCTCGACAACGCCGTGTTGCTCTGTGGCCACCACCACCGACACATCCACCACAGCGACTGGGCCGTCCAGCTCGGCGGCGACGGCCACCCCGAGTTCCGCCCACCCGCCTGGCTCCACCCGGACCAACTCCCTCGCCGCAACCACTACCACCGACGCAGATAG
- a CDS encoding inositol-3-phosphate synthase: protein MRVAVVGVGNNTSALVQGIALHRHSGSLVGVRRPMIDGIGVDDIDFVAAFATSEEKIGRDLTEAIFLPPNNFPRLDCDLPRADVPVTKGLVDATEVDRVAAALAGAEVLLYSAPSGRPETATAYAEAAHRAGVAFINTTSDPVARDPRWMDRFEAAGLPLLGDDLASQFGTSVLHKALLRLLEERGLTLVSSYQVNLGGTEDFRNLVENPDTKKRSKLNALAADDKVQVAPLGYLSQLKSQKVAHLNLEAQGWGEMAVSLDVKLQVHDPSGAAGVNIDLIRIAASALRRGQGGHAAEATSLLKSPPGTAI, encoded by the coding sequence GTGCGAGTTGCGGTTGTGGGTGTCGGTAACAACACCTCCGCGTTGGTGCAGGGAATTGCTCTGCACCGCCACAGCGGCAGTCTGGTGGGTGTCCGCAGGCCGATGATCGACGGGATCGGGGTGGATGACATCGACTTCGTCGCGGCTTTCGCCACATCCGAGGAGAAGATCGGCAGGGACCTGACCGAGGCGATCTTCCTGCCGCCCAACAATTTTCCACGGCTCGACTGCGATCTTCCGAGGGCGGATGTCCCCGTAACCAAGGGGCTTGTCGACGCGACCGAGGTGGACCGGGTGGCGGCAGCGCTGGCCGGGGCGGAGGTGCTGCTCTACTCGGCGCCGAGTGGCCGACCGGAGACCGCCACGGCGTACGCCGAGGCCGCCCACCGGGCAGGTGTCGCCTTCATCAACACCACCTCCGACCCGGTAGCCCGCGATCCGCGCTGGATGGACCGATTCGAGGCGGCTGGTCTGCCGCTGCTCGGCGATGACCTGGCCAGCCAGTTCGGCACCTCGGTGCTGCACAAGGCGTTGCTACGGCTGTTGGAGGAGCGGGGCCTCACTTTGGTCAGTTCCTACCAGGTCAATCTGGGCGGCACCGAGGACTTCCGCAACCTGGTCGAGAACCCGGACACCAAGAAGCGGTCCAAGCTCAACGCGTTGGCAGCGGATGACAAGGTTCAGGTGGCCCCGCTCGGTTACCTGTCACAGCTGAAATCGCAGAAGGTGGCGCACCTCAACCTTGAGGCGCAGGGCTGGGGCGAGATGGCGGTGAGCCTCGACGTGAAACTGCAGGTGCATGATCCGAGTGGTGCCGCAGGGGTCAACATCGACCTCATTCGCATCGCGGCCAGCGCGTTACGACGTGGGCAGGGCGGTCATGCTGCCGAGGCGACGTCGTTGCTCAAATCCCCGCCCGGAACGGCGATCTGA
- a CDS encoding DUF4132 domain-containing protein, whose translation MDGKVAARSTGSRASGRPLKTLPKSLRDDPEVDRLRQLSQWLDRHSAECLARVDGWVVSSLPVPTGLLARVWPDPAWQGALRDLVVLGDDPAEPGFLRDVTDTGDLRVVNLDGDTVRLSPASATLPHPVRVPDLADLREFADELDVTQRVEQLHRDTWGRPANLKDRDTTINDFQGTTVPNRLAARAATLGFRVSGSQVKCRVWEAGRTVEAAMWFDESYWDSEATLGSLSWSVVDGPTLRLTEVGPVAWSEGIRMATALSGALTRTGEKA comes from the coding sequence GTGGACGGAAAGGTGGCGGCCCGATCCACCGGCTCACGGGCCAGCGGTCGTCCACTGAAGACGCTCCCGAAGTCGCTGCGCGACGACCCCGAGGTGGACCGGTTGCGCCAGCTCAGCCAGTGGCTGGATCGGCACAGCGCCGAATGCCTGGCGCGGGTCGACGGCTGGGTGGTGTCCTCGCTGCCGGTGCCGACCGGGCTGCTGGCCCGGGTCTGGCCGGACCCGGCCTGGCAGGGCGCGCTGCGCGACCTGGTGGTGCTCGGGGACGATCCGGCCGAGCCGGGCTTCCTGCGGGACGTCACCGACACCGGTGACCTGCGGGTGGTCAACCTCGACGGGGACACCGTCCGGCTCTCGCCGGCCAGCGCCACGCTGCCCCACCCGGTGCGCGTGCCCGATCTGGCGGACCTGCGCGAGTTCGCCGACGAACTGGACGTCACCCAGCGGGTCGAGCAATTGCACCGGGACACCTGGGGCAGGCCGGCCAACCTGAAGGACCGGGACACCACGATCAACGACTTCCAGGGCACCACGGTCCCCAACCGGCTGGCCGCCCGGGCCGCCACGCTCGGCTTCCGGGTCTCCGGCTCCCAGGTCAAGTGCCGGGTCTGGGAGGCCGGCCGCACGGTCGAGGCCGCCATGTGGTTCGACGAGAGCTACTGGGACTCCGAGGCGACCCTCGGCAGCCTCTCCTGGTCGGTCGTGGACGGGCCGACGTTGCGGTTGACCGAGGTCGGGCCGGTGGCCTGGTCGGAAGGAATACGGATGGCGACGGCCCTGTCCGGCGCCCTGACCCGAACGGGGGAGAAGGCGTGA